CATGGGCTGGATCGATCAGCTTTATGTTCAACCCCAGTTTTTCTTTCCTTATTTCGGTTTCGAATGGGTAAGGCCACTGTCTGGCTGGACCTATATGATTTTCTTGCTATGCGGGCTTTCGTCGCTATCTGTGGCTCTGGGCTATAAGTATCGGCTATCGATTATTTTATTCTTTCTATCCTTCACTTACATAGAGTTGATGGATAAAACGACCTATCTCAATCACTACTATTTCATTAGTCTGGTGAGCTTTCTAATGATTTTTTTGCCTGTCCATGCTACATTTTCCCTTGATGCCTGGCTAGATCCTAAAAAGGCTTTTCAATTCATACCTCGATGGACTATCGATGCGGTAAAGTTGATGTTAGGAATCGTGTATTTCTATGCTGGACTGGCCAAACTGAATTCTGATTGGTTGTTTCATGCCATGCCTCTAAAAATTTGGTTGCCTTATCATTATGACTTTCCCTTATTAGGAGAATTGTTTCAGCAGAGCTGGTTTCTATATGTATTCAGTTGGGCAGGTGCTATTTATGATTTGATGATCCCTTTTTTGATGATCAACAGACGCACTCGTGTGTTGGGGTTTATGATGATCGTGGGCTTTCATATGATTACTGGCGCTTTGTTTCCCATTGGTATGTTTCCATATATCATGATAGCCAGTTCATTGATATTTTTTGATTCATCTCTACATATCAAGATCATCAACTCATTCCTGAGCTTTTTTAAATTGGATCCAAAGGTGTTTTTCAATGATAAATATCAGCTTCATGAACAATCTCTTTTTAATCAGTCTAAATTAAAGTTGATATTGCTTTTCTTTGCGCTGCAATTGCTAATCCCATTTAGATACCTGTTGTATCCAGGGGAGCTTTTTTGGACGGAAGAAGGCTATCCTTTTTCTTGGAGGGTGATGTTGATGGAAAAGTCCGGTAAGGCAACTTTCAAAGTAGTCGATGGACAATCCAACAAATGGCTTTATGTAGACAACACAGTCTTTCTGACTTCTTTTCAGGAGAAGCAAATGGCCACACAACCGGATTTTATTCTGACTTATGCTCACTTTTTGAAAGAGCACTACGAAGGAGAAGGATGGGCCGAGGTGGAAGTATATGTAGATAGCTTTGTCGCTCTCAATGGGCGAATTAGCAAGAGGTATATCGATCCCAGTGTGGATCTAACAAAAGAAAAAGAGTCATTCGGGCACAAGACCTGGATACTACCATTTGAGGATGAGATTAAAGGTTTGTAGTAGTTTTATTTTCTTGTTGCTGGTTGGACATAGCCTATTTGCTCAATATCGATTGAGTGGTCAGGTCAAAGATCAAATCACCGGAAAGTCAATTGGCGATGCGCAGGTTATCCTCAAGGAAAATGGACAATTTCAATCTACAGATACTAATGGCTTTTTCGAATTCAAAGGTCTGAAGAAGGGCCATTACACATTGGTTATTTTCTCCTACCAATATCAGACACTTACGGTTCCTGTTGGGGTAGATGGTGATACCGAAGTGAACTTCAACATGGAAGAACTGTCTCAAGAGCTCTCAGAGGTAGTTATCAATCAGAAAAAGGAAGAGATTTTCGGGCTCAAGCGATTACAACCAGTAGAAGGTACTGCCATATATGCAGGGAAAAAGACTGAAGTTGTTCTTCTTGACAATATGGTAGGCAATCGTGCTGCTAACAATGCCAGACAAGTATATGCACAAGTAGTTGGGCTAAATATCTATGA
This is a stretch of genomic DNA from Reichenbachiella ulvae. It encodes these proteins:
- a CDS encoding HTTM domain-containing protein — translated: MVTDRLRRYGTEHTEAAPLAVFRVLFGLMMLASIIRFGAMGWIDQLYVQPQFFFPYFGFEWVRPLSGWTYMIFLLCGLSSLSVALGYKYRLSIILFFLSFTYIELMDKTTYLNHYYFISLVSFLMIFLPVHATFSLDAWLDPKKAFQFIPRWTIDAVKLMLGIVYFYAGLAKLNSDWLFHAMPLKIWLPYHYDFPLLGELFQQSWFLYVFSWAGAIYDLMIPFLMINRRTRVLGFMMIVGFHMITGALFPIGMFPYIMIASSLIFFDSSLHIKIINSFLSFFKLDPKVFFNDKYQLHEQSLFNQSKLKLILLFFALQLLIPFRYLLYPGELFWTEEGYPFSWRVMLMEKSGKATFKVVDGQSNKWLYVDNTVFLTSFQEKQMATQPDFILTYAHFLKEHYEGEGWAEVEVYVDSFVALNGRISKRYIDPSVDLTKEKESFGHKTWILPFEDEIKGL